A single window of Polaribacter sp. SA4-10 DNA harbors:
- the lysA gene encoding diaminopimelate decarboxylase, which produces MENTQLTALANKYGSPLYVYDTDKIESQYNRLTNAFSSVKSLKLNYAVKALSNINILKFFKDLGAGLDTVSYQEVQLCLTTGIEPHDIIYTPNGVSLTEIEEVAKLGVQINIDNLSILEQFGQKHPDIPVCVRINPHIMAGGNSKISVGHIDSKFGISIHQVPHIKRVVENTGMNINGIHMHTGSDILDIDTFLRATEILFDVAKQFDNIDFIDFGSGFKVPYKEGDISTDIEQLGLQLTERFNEFCVEYGKDITLMFEPGKFLVSEAGSFLAKVNVVKQTTSTVFAHVDSGFNHLVRPMMYDSYHHITNISNPTGRDRYYSVVGYICETDTFASNRRIAEISEEDVLCFHNAGAYCFSMASNYNSRYIPAEVMVHQGKGYLIRKRQTIEDILHNQVVVDFSNDKTAKKVSLKEKIEV; this is translated from the coding sequence TTGGAAAACACACAACTTACAGCGTTAGCAAATAAATACGGAAGTCCTTTATATGTTTACGATACAGATAAAATTGAATCGCAATACAACAGATTAACAAATGCTTTTAGCAGCGTTAAAAGTTTAAAGTTGAATTATGCTGTAAAAGCACTTTCTAACATCAATATTTTAAAGTTCTTTAAAGATTTAGGTGCTGGTTTAGATACTGTTTCTTATCAAGAAGTACAATTGTGTTTAACAACTGGTATTGAACCTCATGACATTATTTATACACCAAACGGAGTTTCTTTAACAGAGATTGAAGAAGTAGCTAAATTGGGTGTTCAAATTAATATTGATAACCTTTCTATTTTAGAACAATTTGGACAAAAACATCCAGATATTCCTGTTTGTGTGCGTATAAATCCACATATTATGGCTGGTGGAAATTCTAAAATATCTGTTGGTCATATCGATTCTAAATTCGGAATTTCAATTCACCAAGTTCCACATATTAAACGTGTTGTAGAAAACACGGGGATGAATATTAATGGTATTCACATGCATACAGGTTCTGATATTTTAGATATCGATACTTTTTTGCGTGCTACAGAAATTTTGTTTGATGTTGCAAAACAGTTTGATAATATTGACTTTATCGATTTTGGAAGTGGTTTTAAGGTCCCTTATAAAGAAGGAGATATTTCTACAGATATTGAGCAATTAGGTTTGCAATTAACAGAAAGGTTCAACGAATTTTGTGTAGAATATGGTAAAGACATTACTTTAATGTTTGAGCCTGGTAAATTTTTGGTTTCTGAAGCGGGTTCTTTTCTTGCAAAAGTAAATGTTGTTAAACAAACAACGTCAACTGTTTTTGCACATGTAGATTCTGGTTTTAATCACTTAGTAAGACCAATGATGTATGATTCTTATCACCATATTACAAACATCTCAAATCCAACAGGAAGAGATCGTTATTACTCCGTTGTAGGTTATATTTGTGAAACGGATACATTTGCTTCTAACAGAAGAATTGCTGAAATCTCTGAAGAAGATGTTTTGTGTTTTCATAATGCAGGAGCGTATTGTTTCTCTATGGCTTCTAACTATAACTCACGTTATATACCTGCAGAAGTTATGGTACATCAAGGAAAAGGTTATTTAATTAGAAAAAGACAGACAATTGAAGATATTTTGCACAACCAAGTAGTTGTTGATTTCTCTAATGATAAAACAGCAAAAAAAGTTTCTCTAAAAGAAAAGATAGAAGTTTAA
- a CDS encoding DNA topoisomerase IV subunit B: MSQETKYTEDNIRSLDWKEHIRMRPGMYIGKLGDGSSPDDGIYILVKEVLDNSIDEYVMGAGKTIEISIQGNKVMVRDYGRGIPLGKVVDVVSKMNTGGKYDSKAFKKSVGLNGVGTKAVNALSSFFRVESSRDGKSASAEFSQGNLTDQEFLEETSRRKGTKVSFIPDEEIFKKYKYRNEYVAKMLKYYVYLNPGLTIIFNGEKFFSENGLKDLLEDNNNLDDMLYPIIHLKGDDIEVAITHSKTQYSEEYHSFVNGQYTTQGGTHQAAFREAIVKTIREFYGKNFEASDIRKSIISAIAIKVMEPIFESQTKTKLGSTDMGGNLPTVRTYINDFLKTKLDNYLHKNTDVADKLQRKIIQAEKERKELSGIRKLAKDRAKKSSLHNKKLRDCRVHLSDIKKDNYLESTLFITEGDSASGSITKSRNVNTQAVFSLKGKPLNSYGLSKKIVYENEEFNLLQAALNIEDGLEDLRYNNIVIATDADVDGMHIRLLLITFFLQFFPELIKEGHLYILETPLFRVRNKKETFYCYSDEEKRTAIGKLRGKPEITRFKGLGEISPNEFVHFIGDDIRLDPVMLDKEMSIEAMLQFYMGKNTPDRQKFIIENLKVELDYIDEE, from the coding sequence ATGAGTCAAGAAACAAAATATACAGAAGATAATATTCGATCATTAGATTGGAAAGAGCATATTAGAATGCGTCCAGGAATGTACATTGGTAAATTAGGTGACGGATCTTCGCCTGATGATGGAATTTACATCCTTGTTAAGGAAGTTCTGGATAATTCTATTGATGAATATGTAATGGGAGCAGGTAAAACCATTGAAATTTCTATTCAAGGAAATAAAGTAATGGTTCGAGATTATGGTCGTGGAATTCCTTTAGGAAAAGTGGTTGATGTTGTTTCTAAAATGAATACTGGAGGTAAGTATGATTCTAAAGCCTTTAAAAAATCTGTTGGTTTAAATGGTGTTGGTACAAAAGCGGTAAATGCGCTTTCGTCATTTTTTAGAGTAGAATCTTCAAGAGATGGAAAATCTGCTTCAGCAGAATTTAGCCAAGGAAATCTTACAGATCAAGAGTTTTTAGAAGAAACTTCTCGAAGAAAAGGAACGAAAGTTTCTTTTATTCCTGATGAAGAAATTTTTAAGAAATACAAATACAGAAATGAATATGTAGCGAAAATGCTAAAGTATTATGTGTACTTGAACCCTGGATTGACCATTATTTTTAATGGAGAAAAATTCTTTTCAGAAAATGGATTAAAAGATTTATTGGAAGATAATAACAATCTAGATGATATGTTATATCCAATAATTCATTTAAAAGGAGATGATATAGAAGTTGCTATAACGCATAGTAAAACACAATATTCAGAAGAATATCATTCTTTTGTAAATGGACAGTATACAACACAAGGAGGAACACACCAAGCAGCATTTAGAGAAGCTATTGTAAAAACAATCAGAGAATTTTACGGTAAGAATTTTGAAGCTTCAGATATTAGAAAATCAATTATTTCTGCAATTGCCATAAAGGTAATGGAACCTATTTTTGAAAGTCAGACAAAAACAAAGTTAGGCTCTACAGATATGGGAGGAAATCTACCAACTGTAAGAACGTATATAAATGATTTCTTAAAAACTAAACTTGATAATTATCTTCATAAAAATACAGATGTTGCAGACAAACTTCAAAGAAAGATAATACAGGCAGAAAAAGAAAGAAAAGAGCTTTCTGGAATACGGAAATTAGCAAAAGATAGAGCTAAAAAATCGAGTTTACACAATAAAAAATTACGTGATTGTAGAGTGCATTTAAGTGATATTAAAAAAGATAATTATTTAGAATCTACCTTGTTTATTACAGAGGGAGATTCTGCTTCTGGTTCTATCACAAAGTCTAGAAATGTAAATACACAAGCCGTTTTTAGTTTAAAAGGAAAGCCGCTTAATTCTTACGGATTAAGTAAAAAAATAGTGTACGAAAATGAAGAGTTTAACCTTTTACAAGCAGCTTTAAATATAGAAGATGGTTTAGAGGATTTGCGTTATAACAATATTGTAATTGCAACAGATGCCGATGTAGATGGAATGCACATTCGTTTATTATTAATAACATTTTTCTTGCAGTTTTTTCCAGAATTGATAAAAGAAGGGCATTTATATATTTTAGAAACTCCGTTGTTTAGAGTCAGAAATAAGAAAGAAACTTTTTATTGTTATTCTGATGAAGAAAAACGAACAGCCATAGGAAAATTAAGAGGAAAACCAGAAATAACTCGATTTAAAGGTTTGGGTGAAATCTCACCAAATGAGTTTGTTCATTTTATTGGGGATGATATTCGTTTAGACCCTGTAATGTTAGACAAAGAAATGTCAATTGAAGCAATGTTACAGTTCTATATGGGGAAAAATACGCCTGATAGACAGAAGTTTATCATTGAGAATTTAAAGGTTGAGTTGGATTATATAGATGAGGAGTAG
- a CDS encoding Tex family protein: MHLLQYIIQQTQLSEKSIQNTISLLNEDATIPFISRYRKEMTGNLDEVQIGDIVKFKEVFEALEKRKKAILKALEEQNVLTDELTQKVNISRDLTSLEDLYLPFKKKRKTKAETARLQGLEPLAKMMMNQRVNDLEHTASKYTSNEVETIEDALEGARFIIAEWINERTDIRNNIRRELERYSTISSKVIKTKTAEEKAQKFKDYFDWSESLSRIPSHRLLAILRAENEGFIRVKIEIDKESVLQKMEASIIRSQNECAEQIQLAIADTYKRLLFPSLSNEAMSIAKEKADEAAILVFAKNLKQLLLGAPLGEKRILAIDPGFRSGCKVVCLNEQGDLVHNENIYPHAPQNQTIEAIKKISSLADTYKIEAIAIGNGTASRETEQLVKKIQFKNKIEVFVVSEAGASIYSASKIARDEFPNYDVTVRGSVSIGRRLADPLAELVKIDAKSIGVGQYQHDVDQSKLKKSLDTVVESCVNTVGVNINTASESLLSYVSGIGPKIAVNIVNYRNENGSFTSRTAIKKVPRLGGKAFEQAAGFLRIKNAKNPLDDSGVHPESYSLVDKIAKDYKKKVADFIGNKEILQQISLKNYISETIGLPTLEDIIKELEKPGVDPRAKAKMFSFDQNIKTISDLRTGQIVPGIVNNITNFGCFVDIGIKESGLIHVSNLSDTFVKDVNAIVALNQQILVKVLEVDVVRKRIQLALVK; this comes from the coding sequence ATGCACTTACTTCAATATATAATTCAACAAACACAGCTCTCAGAAAAATCTATTCAAAATACCATTTCATTATTAAATGAAGATGCTACAATTCCTTTTATATCAAGATATAGAAAGGAAATGACGGGTAATTTAGACGAAGTTCAAATTGGTGACATTGTAAAATTTAAAGAAGTTTTTGAAGCGTTAGAAAAACGTAAAAAAGCCATTTTAAAAGCGTTAGAAGAACAAAATGTTTTAACGGATGAATTAACTCAGAAAGTAAACATCTCTAGAGATTTAACTTCTCTAGAAGATTTGTATTTACCTTTTAAAAAGAAGCGAAAAACAAAAGCAGAAACTGCACGTTTACAAGGCTTAGAACCGTTGGCTAAGATGATGATGAATCAGCGTGTAAATGATTTAGAACACACAGCGTCAAAATACACATCCAACGAAGTTGAAACCATTGAAGATGCCTTAGAAGGCGCCCGTTTTATCATTGCAGAATGGATTAATGAACGTACAGATATCAGAAATAACATTCGAAGAGAATTAGAACGTTATTCTACGATTTCATCTAAAGTAATTAAAACAAAAACGGCTGAGGAGAAAGCACAAAAATTTAAAGATTATTTTGATTGGAGCGAATCTTTAAGTAGAATTCCTTCTCACAGATTATTAGCCATTTTAAGAGCAGAAAACGAAGGTTTTATTCGTGTTAAAATAGAAATTGATAAAGAGAGCGTCCTTCAAAAAATGGAAGCTAGCATTATTCGTTCTCAAAACGAATGTGCAGAACAAATACAATTGGCAATTGCTGATACTTATAAACGTTTGTTATTTCCTTCTTTATCAAACGAAGCAATGTCAATTGCAAAAGAAAAAGCAGACGAAGCAGCAATTTTAGTTTTCGCGAAAAATTTAAAACAATTATTGTTAGGCGCTCCTTTGGGCGAAAAAAGAATTTTAGCAATCGATCCTGGTTTTAGATCTGGTTGCAAAGTGGTCTGTTTAAACGAGCAAGGAGATTTAGTACATAATGAAAATATTTATCCGCACGCTCCACAAAATCAAACGATAGAAGCCATTAAAAAGATTAGTTCCTTAGCAGATACTTATAAAATTGAAGCAATTGCAATTGGAAATGGAACAGCATCTAGAGAAACAGAACAATTAGTTAAGAAAATTCAGTTTAAAAATAAAATTGAAGTTTTTGTGGTGAGTGAAGCTGGCGCATCCATTTATTCGGCTTCTAAAATTGCAAGAGATGAATTTCCTAATTACGATGTTACAGTGCGTGGTTCTGTTTCTATTGGAAGAAGATTGGCAGATCCTTTGGCAGAATTGGTAAAGATTGATGCAAAATCGATTGGAGTTGGCCAATATCAGCATGATGTTGATCAATCTAAATTAAAGAAATCTTTAGATACTGTTGTAGAAAGTTGTGTAAATACAGTAGGCGTAAACATAAATACGGCTAGCGAATCGTTATTGAGTTATGTTTCTGGAATTGGACCAAAAATTGCAGTAAATATTGTGAATTATAGAAATGAAAACGGTTCTTTTACTTCTAGAACTGCCATAAAAAAAGTACCTCGTTTAGGCGGAAAAGCATTTGAACAAGCTGCTGGTTTTTTACGAATTAAGAATGCTAAGAATCCGTTAGATGATTCTGGAGTGCACCCAGAAAGTTATAGTTTGGTTGATAAAATAGCGAAAGACTACAAAAAGAAAGTTGCCGATTTTATTGGGAATAAAGAAATTCTTCAACAGATTTCTTTGAAAAATTATATTTCTGAAACCATTGGTTTGCCTACATTAGAAGATATTATTAAAGAATTAGAAAAACCTGGAGTAGATCCAAGAGCGAAAGCAAAAATGTTTTCTTTTGATCAAAATATAAAAACAATTTCAGATTTAAGAACAGGTCAAATTGTACCCGGAATTGTAAATAATATCACCAATTTTGGTTGTTTTGTAGATATCGGAATTAAAGAAAGCGGTTTAATTCATGTTTCTAATTTATCAGATACTTTTGTAAAAGATGTAAATGCAATTGTGGCTTTAAATCAGCAAATACTTGTAAAAGTGTTGGAAGTTGATGTTGTAAGAAAGCGTATTCAATTGGCTTTGGTGAAATAA
- a CDS encoding type IA DNA topoisomerase: MKVCIAEKPSVAREIANILGANTKRDGFYEGNGYAVTYTFGHLCTLLEPKDYKPHWKSWDLNNLPMLPERFDTKVTGDAGIRKQFNIVKSLFDKATVVINCGDAGTEGELIQRWVINQAGYKGKVQRLWISSLTEEAIKEGFKNLKPSEQYDNLYYAGYSRAIGDWLLGLNATRLYTVKYGGFKQVLSVGRVQTPTLAMLVNRFVEIQNFKPQPYWELQTTYRNTLFNYEEGRFLKQEDGQVLANKVKESDFEIVSVTKKKGKEYAPKLFDLTGLQVYCNNKFGFSADETLKMVQKLYEMKVVTYPRVDTTFLPNDVYPKIAGILSKLTNYSALTHPLLGQKIKKSKRVFDDKKVTDHHAIIPTGIQGNLQYNQQQVYDIITRRFIGVFYPDSDVSNTSVIGKAADVPFKTTGKEILTKGWRVAFETEESKIKKELNEQLTLPSFVKGEKGTHEPSFLEKETKPPRNFTEASLLRAMETAGKQVDDDDLRELMKENGIGRPSTRASIIETLFRRKYIERKKKLVLPTQTGIDLINIIDNELLKSAELTGRWEKRLKEIERGEFNAGTFINNMKKMVDELVYEVRSNTSVKRISSNTPVIAAETKQPAVSKSKTKKEVVGKTCPKCKKGNLIKGTSAYGCSEYKNNCDFKIPFEIYGKKISENQLIRLIDKGCTTNLKGFKTDAGAVEGLIRFDERFSLKLEPKQAIIANEVKQSANYNEITSSKTHGNDKDKITCPKCKKGTILKGKTAYGCSNYKLGCDFVFTFENIKKVANGRPLTKELVIDIISK; the protein is encoded by the coding sequence ATGAAAGTCTGTATTGCTGAGAAACCAAGTGTAGCAAGAGAAATTGCTAATATTCTAGGAGCCAACACAAAACGTGATGGTTTCTACGAAGGCAATGGCTATGCAGTAACCTATACATTTGGACATTTATGCACACTTTTAGAACCTAAAGATTACAAACCTCATTGGAAAAGTTGGGATTTAAACAACTTACCAATGCTTCCAGAACGTTTTGACACCAAGGTTACTGGCGATGCAGGAATTAGAAAACAATTTAATATTGTAAAATCTTTATTTGATAAAGCAACTGTTGTTATCAATTGTGGGGATGCAGGAACAGAAGGAGAACTCATTCAGCGTTGGGTAATTAATCAAGCAGGTTACAAAGGAAAAGTGCAACGTTTATGGATTTCATCTCTTACAGAAGAAGCGATTAAAGAAGGATTTAAAAATTTAAAACCTTCAGAACAATATGATAATTTATATTATGCAGGGTATTCTAGAGCTATTGGAGATTGGCTTTTAGGGTTGAATGCTACACGTTTATACACCGTAAAATATGGCGGATTTAAACAAGTTTTGTCTGTAGGTAGAGTGCAAACTCCTACCCTAGCCATGTTGGTAAATCGTTTTGTTGAAATTCAGAATTTTAAACCACAACCTTATTGGGAATTACAAACTACCTATAGAAATACACTTTTCAATTATGAAGAGGGTCGTTTTCTAAAACAAGAGGACGGACAAGTTTTAGCTAATAAAGTAAAAGAATCTGATTTTGAAATTGTTTCTGTCACCAAGAAGAAAGGAAAAGAATACGCTCCAAAACTGTTCGATTTAACAGGTTTACAAGTGTATTGTAATAATAAATTTGGATTTTCTGCAGATGAAACCTTAAAAATGGTTCAGAAATTATATGAAATGAAAGTAGTTACCTACCCAAGAGTTGATACTACTTTTTTACCAAATGATGTATATCCTAAAATTGCAGGAATATTATCAAAACTAACAAATTATAGCGCATTAACGCATCCACTTTTAGGGCAGAAAATAAAGAAATCGAAACGTGTTTTTGATGATAAAAAAGTAACAGATCACCATGCTATTATTCCTACAGGAATTCAAGGAAATTTACAATACAATCAGCAACAAGTATATGATATAATTACACGTAGATTTATTGGTGTTTTTTATCCAGATTCTGATGTTTCTAATACGTCTGTAATTGGTAAAGCTGCCGATGTTCCTTTTAAAACAACAGGAAAAGAAATTCTAACCAAAGGTTGGCGAGTTGCTTTTGAAACAGAAGAAAGCAAAATTAAAAAGGAATTAAACGAACAATTAACGCTTCCATCTTTTGTAAAAGGTGAAAAAGGAACACACGAACCTTCCTTTTTAGAAAAGGAAACAAAACCACCAAGAAACTTTACAGAAGCAAGTTTATTACGTGCCATGGAAACTGCTGGAAAGCAAGTTGATGATGATGATTTGCGTGAATTAATGAAAGAAAACGGAATTGGAAGACCTTCTACCAGAGCAAGTATAATTGAGACTCTTTTCCGAAGAAAATATATTGAACGTAAAAAGAAATTAGTATTACCTACTCAAACAGGAATCGATTTAATAAATATCATTGATAACGAATTATTAAAATCGGCAGAATTAACTGGAAGATGGGAAAAACGTTTAAAGGAAATTGAACGTGGAGAATTTAACGCCGGAACTTTCATAAACAATATGAAAAAAATGGTAGATGAATTGGTGTATGAAGTGCGTTCTAATACTTCTGTAAAACGAATTTCTTCTAACACACCTGTCATTGCGGCTGAAACGAAGCAACCTGCTGTTTCAAAGTCAAAAACAAAAAAAGAAGTTGTTGGTAAAACCTGTCCGAAATGTAAAAAAGGAAATTTGATAAAAGGTACTTCTGCTTATGGATGTTCTGAATATAAAAATAATTGTGATTTTAAAATTCCGTTTGAAATTTACGGTAAGAAAATTTCTGAAAATCAATTGATTCGATTGATTGACAAAGGCTGTACAACTAATTTAAAAGGTTTTAAAACTGATGCTGGTGCTGTTGAAGGATTGATACGTTTTGATGAAAGATTTAGCTTAAAATTAGAACCAAAACAAGCTATCATTGCGAACGAAGTGAAGCAATCTGCTAATTATAATGAGATTACTTCGTCGAAAACTCATGGTAATGACAAGGATAAAATTACATGTCCGAAATGTAAAAAAGGAACTATTTTAAAAGGGAAAACTGCTTACGGTTGTTCTAATTATAAATTAGGTTGCGATTTTGTTTTTACGTTTGAAAATATAAAAAAAGTAGCGAATGGTAGACCTTTGACGAAAGAATTAGTTATTGATATAATTAGTAAATAA
- a CDS encoding GNAT family N-acetyltransferase — translation MIIRLSKIEDVPGIMTIIDDAKAYLASLNIDQWQNGYPNTEQVKNDVLNGESYVVISDENQVMATSMFTTNPEPTYKVIDGNWIVDETKTYGVIHRMAIKKEFRKFGLATFMFHEFHLQLLEKNIESLKIDTHEDNIGMQSLIKKLGYTYCGVIYTGYNAKRLAFEKVIS, via the coding sequence ATGATAATAAGACTTTCTAAAATTGAAGATGTTCCGGGGATCATGACCATTATTGATGATGCTAAAGCCTATTTAGCTTCTCTTAATATTGATCAATGGCAAAACGGATATCCAAATACGGAACAAGTAAAAAATGATGTTTTAAATGGTGAAAGTTATGTGGTTATAAGTGATGAAAATCAAGTAATGGCAACTTCTATGTTTACCACAAATCCTGAACCAACGTATAAAGTTATAGATGGAAATTGGATTGTTGATGAAACTAAAACTTATGGCGTTATCCATAGAATGGCCATCAAAAAAGAATTCAGGAAATTTGGTTTGGCTACTTTTATGTTTCATGAATTTCATTTACAATTATTAGAAAAAAACATAGAAAGTTTAAAGATTGATACGCATGAAGACAATATCGGAATGCAATCTCTAATAAAGAAATTGGGGTACACATATTGTGGCGTTATTTATACAGGTTACAACGCTAAGAGACTGGCTTTTGAGAAAGTAATTTCTTAA
- a CDS encoding fumarylacetoacetate hydrolase family protein — translation MKILGIGSNYLTDLKDIEEKKKAKKFIFSKPESSLAINCDVEYPSNITNELVYEVELVIKIGKEGKNISKAAANSFISEIAIGIDYTATDILKNARETNHPWEFSKGFDGAAPISSFKSIAEYPNLGNINFDLKVNGEEKQKSNTAFMVNDFADIIVFISKYMTLQPGDLIFTGTPAVGKGEIFKGDQLQCSINGELMLDFKMI, via the coding sequence ATGAAAATACTAGGAATAGGAAGTAATTATCTTACTGATTTAAAAGATATTGAAGAAAAAAAGAAAGCTAAAAAATTCATCTTTTCAAAACCTGAATCTAGTTTAGCTATTAATTGTGATGTTGAATATCCTAGCAACATTACTAACGAATTAGTTTACGAGGTAGAATTAGTGATTAAAATAGGTAAAGAAGGAAAAAACATTTCTAAAGCAGCTGCAAATTCTTTTATTTCTGAAATTGCAATTGGTATTGATTATACGGCAACAGATATTCTAAAAAACGCAAGAGAAACTAACCACCCTTGGGAGTTTTCAAAAGGCTTTGATGGTGCTGCGCCAATTTCTAGCTTTAAATCGATTGCTGAATATCCTAATTTAGGGAATATTAATTTTGATTTAAAAGTTAACGGAGAAGAAAAACAAAAAAGTAACACCGCTTTTATGGTGAACGATTTTGCTGATATTATTGTGTTTATTTCTAAATATATGACGTTACAACCTGGAGATTTAATTTTTACGGGAACGCCAGCGGTTGGTAAAGGAGAAATATTTAAAGGAGATCAACTACAATGTTCTATTAATGGTGAATTGATGCTAGATTTTAAAATGATATAA